Proteins from a single region of Sphaerochaeta globosa str. Buddy:
- a CDS encoding ABC transporter ATP-binding protein — protein MKALELRQISYTYPGGTKALDEISFSVEEGQSVAILGSNGAGKSTLLDILLGWNKVGDVSLFGKDLSSYGRKELGRTLALVPQSEHYNFSFTLLEYTLFGRSPYLSQMGIPTQEDAEIASQALKEVGLAAYEDRPITSLSGGEHQLLLLARAIAQQSKVLLLDEPTSALDPANRMRVINILKSLSEQGKTLLFTTHDANLAYELATHVAMLKKGKMLCYGTKEETVTSQMLTTLYETPMHVGMVEGKTLIY, from the coding sequence ATGAAAGCGCTCGAACTCAGGCAAATAAGCTATACCTACCCGGGGGGGACGAAAGCTCTTGATGAGATTTCATTCAGTGTCGAGGAGGGACAGTCGGTCGCAATTCTCGGCTCAAATGGGGCTGGGAAGTCGACGCTGCTTGACATACTGCTGGGTTGGAATAAAGTCGGCGATGTTTCCCTGTTTGGTAAGGATCTCTCCTCATACGGGCGCAAGGAACTGGGCAGAACGCTTGCCTTGGTTCCTCAGAGCGAGCACTATAACTTTTCCTTTACGCTGCTTGAGTATACACTCTTCGGCCGAAGTCCCTACCTTTCACAAATGGGAATCCCGACCCAGGAGGATGCAGAAATTGCCTCCCAAGCACTCAAGGAAGTAGGACTCGCAGCCTATGAGGACCGTCCTATCACCAGTCTCTCCGGGGGTGAACACCAACTGCTGCTGCTAGCCAGGGCAATCGCCCAGCAAAGCAAAGTTCTTTTGCTGGATGAACCGACCAGTGCTCTCGATCCTGCCAACCGCATGCGGGTCATCAATATTCTCAAGAGCCTCTCAGAGCAAGGGAAAACGTTGCTTTTCACCACCCATGATGCAAATCTTGCCTATGAGCTGGCCACCCATGTGGCCATGCTCAAGAAAGGGAAAATGCTTTGCTATGGCACCAAGGAAGAGACGGTGACATCGCAGATGCTTACAACCCTCTACGAAACACCGATGCATGTTGGCATGGTAGAGGGAAAGACTCTTATTTATTGA
- the ade gene encoding adenine deaminase has protein sequence MDSLDTLKEVIATASLRKEAQLCITNARVLDVYNKEWFEADVLIQNGYFTGFAEPGHGIAETIVDAARRYLIPGLIDSHVHIESSHATPAQFSNLVVPCGTTTVVADPHEICNVCGLDGLSYMLDASEKNALQAFFVVPSCVPATTFEHSGAVMHAPDLVKPLQHERVLGLGEMMDYPGVIAGSSLVLDKIWEAKKARKIVDGHSPALVGSDLDAYAAAGIHTDHECETELELKERIRRGMYVMLREGSACNNVLNLLGGVHERNSRRCLFCTDDRQPISILSDGHINNNVRLAVGAGLDAIEALCMATINSCDCYHLVDRGAIAPGLRADFCLCNDLKEFSMHQVYIGGKLVAEDGRMLNLDENSLDRRVLGRMDVQNFSKDRLRLPLSDNHVRVIDIVAGGVVTEAGEGVVTVKDGLWVHNPDQDIVKLAVIERHKGTGNVAVALLGGYGLKGGAMATSVAHDSHNIIVAGDNDDDMHVCVSHLIASGGGMVIVKQGKILAFFAHPVAGLMSIEDGPTIARNLQNLHRIAISQLQVRKEVDPFMTLCFMSLPVIPVYKLTDMGLFDVRSFHFVPLELNK, from the coding sequence ATGGATTCCCTTGATACACTTAAAGAGGTAATCGCGACTGCCTCACTACGAAAAGAAGCCCAACTCTGCATTACCAATGCCCGCGTTTTGGATGTATATAATAAAGAGTGGTTTGAAGCCGATGTCCTGATACAGAACGGATATTTCACAGGCTTTGCAGAACCTGGACATGGTATTGCTGAAACAATTGTGGATGCAGCAAGGCGCTATCTGATACCTGGTCTCATCGACAGCCATGTCCATATAGAGTCCAGTCATGCCACGCCGGCGCAGTTCAGCAACCTCGTCGTTCCCTGCGGAACGACCACTGTCGTTGCCGACCCGCATGAGATTTGCAATGTCTGCGGACTTGACGGACTCTCCTACATGCTCGATGCCTCAGAAAAAAATGCTCTGCAAGCTTTCTTTGTCGTCCCTTCCTGTGTTCCTGCAACCACGTTTGAACATAGTGGAGCGGTCATGCATGCTCCCGATTTGGTCAAACCCTTGCAGCATGAACGGGTTCTCGGCCTTGGGGAGATGATGGACTACCCTGGTGTCATTGCCGGCTCGTCGTTGGTATTGGACAAAATCTGGGAAGCTAAGAAAGCTAGGAAAATTGTTGACGGACATAGCCCGGCTCTCGTAGGATCTGACCTCGATGCTTATGCAGCAGCTGGGATTCACACCGATCACGAATGTGAGACCGAACTAGAACTGAAAGAACGCATCAGGCGTGGTATGTATGTCATGCTGCGTGAAGGCTCGGCCTGCAACAACGTGCTCAACCTCCTTGGCGGGGTGCATGAACGCAATAGCCGACGCTGCCTATTCTGTACCGATGACCGTCAGCCTATAAGCATTCTCAGTGATGGCCACATCAACAACAATGTTAGGCTTGCCGTAGGTGCCGGATTGGATGCGATTGAAGCGCTGTGCATGGCAACAATCAACAGTTGCGATTGTTATCACCTGGTCGACCGTGGTGCCATCGCACCCGGGTTGCGAGCCGATTTCTGTCTATGCAACGACCTCAAGGAATTTTCCATGCATCAGGTGTATATCGGTGGAAAATTGGTTGCCGAAGATGGGCGGATGCTCAACCTCGACGAAAACAGTTTGGATCGGCGCGTGCTTGGACGTATGGACGTTCAGAATTTCAGCAAAGACCGATTAAGACTGCCGCTGTCCGACAACCATGTTCGGGTTATTGATATCGTTGCCGGCGGGGTGGTCACTGAAGCCGGTGAGGGGGTTGTTACTGTCAAGGATGGCCTGTGGGTGCACAATCCTGACCAAGACATAGTCAAGCTTGCCGTCATCGAACGGCATAAAGGGACCGGCAATGTAGCAGTTGCCCTTCTTGGGGGCTACGGTCTGAAAGGTGGAGCGATGGCAACCTCGGTGGCCCATGACTCGCACAACATTATCGTAGCAGGTGACAACGACGATGATATGCATGTATGTGTATCTCATTTGATTGCAAGTGGGGGAGGCATGGTTATTGTAAAGCAGGGAAAAATTCTTGCCTTCTTTGCCCACCCGGTAGCCGGCCTGATGAGTATCGAGGATGGACCGACCATTGCCCGTAACCTACAGAATCTTCACCGAATTGCTATAAGCCAGCTTCAGGTCAGAAAAGAAGTGGATCCCTTTATGACCCTCTGCTTCATGTCCCTGCCTGTCATTCCTGTGTACAAGCTCACCGACATGGGCCTCTTTGATGTCCGTTCGTTCCATTTTGTGCCGCTGGAGCTCAATAAATAA